The following are from one region of the Salvia hispanica cultivar TCC Black 2014 chromosome 1, UniMelb_Shisp_WGS_1.0, whole genome shotgun sequence genome:
- the LOC125202177 gene encoding dirigent protein 21-like — MKKLTTSLMLTISYLLLLTAATPAPGPWVQTLTKGNKKITKLHFYVHNLELGPNATVYRVATASITSTSPTSFGQVNVFDDRVTAEPDIKSEQVARAQGTSAYADLQAGAIAMTANFYITSGEFNGSTLVIAGRNPLLEPTRELPVIGGTGAFRLARGYAVVGIYLYDKAARYSVLEYTVYVISRRHMLCV, encoded by the coding sequence ATGAAGAAACTAACAACATCTCTTATGTTGACAATCTCCtacctcctcctcctcaccGCCGCCACCCCCGCCCCGGGCCCGTGGGTCCAAACCCTCACCAAAggcaacaaaaaaatcacaaagcTCCATTTCTACGTCCACAACCTCGAACTCGGCCCCAACGCCACCGTGTACCGCGTTGCGACCGCCTCCATCACCTCCACCTCCCCCACCAGCTTCGGCCAGGTCAACGTCTTCGACGACCGCGTCACGGCCGAGCCCGACATCAAATCTGAGCAAGTCGCCCGGGCGCAGGGCACGTCCGCCTACGCCGACCTCCAAGCCGGGGCCATTGCCATGACCGCAAACTTTTACATAACGTCGGGAGAGTTCAACGGGAGCACGTTGGTCATTGCCGGCCGAAATCCGCTGCTGGAACCGACGAGGGAGCTCCCGGTGATCGGAGGCACGGGCGCCTTTCGGCTCGCTCGGGGATACGCCGTTGTTGGAATTTATTTGTATGATAAAGCCGCGCGTTATTCTGTTCTCGAGTATACTGTTTATGTGATCTCACGTAGACATATGTTGTGtgtatga
- the LOC125202447 gene encoding dirigent protein 21-like — translation MKNLTIALMLIATTSLLLLLPTARATGAWVETITKGHKKLTKFHFYVHDPGAGPNATLFRVANASITDTSPTVFGQVMVFDDRVTADPDIKSAQVARAQGTAASADLQNLAVALTMNFHITSGEYNGSTVCIAGRNPLLAPSREVPVIGGTGAFRFARGYAITSTYSMDLPASYIVLEYTIYVITSDHEIVWPST, via the coding sequence ATGAAGAATCTCACCATAGCCCTAATGCTGATAGCCACCAcctccctcctcctcctcctccccacCGCACGCGCCACCGGCGCGTGGGTCGAAACCATCACCAAAGGCCAcaaaaaactaacaaaattCCACTTCTACGTCCACGACCCGGGCGCGGGCCCCAACGCCACGCTTTTCCGGGTCGCGAACGCCTCCATCACCGACACCTCCCCCACGGTCTTCGGCCAGGTCATGGTCTTCGACGACCGGGTCACGGCCGACCCTGACATCAAATCGGCCCAGGTCGCCCGGGCCCAGGGCACGGCCGCCTCGGCCGACCTCCAAAACCTGGCCGTCGCACTCACCATGAACTTCCACATCACCTCGGGGGAGTACAACGGGAGCACGGTCTGCATTGCGGGCCGGAACCCGCTGCTCGCCCCGTCCAGGGAGGTGCCGGTGATCGGGGGCACCGGCGCCTTCCGTTTCGCTAGGGGATATGCGATTACGAGCACTTATTCGATGGATTTGCCTGCGAGTTATATTGTTCTTGAATATACAATTTATGTGATTACTTCTGATCATGAGATTGTGTGGCCGAGCACttga
- the LOC125191107 gene encoding 7-deoxyloganetin glucosyltransferase-like, with translation MGARKPHAICIPFPAQGHINPMLKLAKLLHHDGFHITFVNTDYNHRRLLKARGAGALDDLPGFRFETIPDGLPPSEITDATQDVPSLCESTTTTCLEPFKKLITRLNEAGDAPPVSCIVSDGVMSFTTEAAAELGLPEVLFWTTSAVGFYAYTQFGKIIEMGYAPLKDPSDLTNGYLDTVVEGIPALKGIRLRDIPSFIRTMNLDDFMIKFVFSETGRAQRANAIILHTFEALEQVALDALSAFLPPIYAVGPLHLLEAELTGSQLDRLGSNLWKEEPECLNWLDSQEPGSVVYVNFGSITVMTPGQLTEFAWGLANSDVPFLWIIRPDLVSGENAVLAPEFLEVIKGRGQMASWCPQEKVLGHQAIGGFLTHSGWNSTIESMASGVPMICWPFFAEQQTNCWYCCSHWGVGMEIDSDVKRDGVEKQVRSLMVGEEGKEMRRRSAEWKNLAEEAAKGSSRQNLHKIIDEVMLGKV, from the exons ATGGGCGCACGGAAACCGCATGCAATCTGCATCCCATTTCCGGCCCAGGGCCACATAAACCCGATGCTCAAACTCGCGAAGCTCCTCCACCACGACGGCTTCCACATCACCTTCGTCAACACCGACTACAACCACCGCCGCCTCCTGAAGGCCCGCGGGGCCGGCGCCCTGGACGACCTCCCGGGGTTCCGGTTCGAGACAATCCCCGACGGCCTCCCGCCCTCGGAGATCACGGACGCGACCCAGGATGTACCGTCCCTATGCGagtccaccaccaccacttgCTTGGAGCCCTTCAAGAAGCTCATTACCCGGCTCAACGAGGCCGGGGACGCTCCTCCCGTCTCCTGCATCGTCTCCGATGGAGTCATGAGCTTCACCACCGAGGCCGCGGCCGAGCTCGGCCTCCCCGAGGTTTTGTTCTGGACCACAAGCGCCGTTGGATTCTACGCTTACACCCAATTTGGAAAGATCATTGAAATGGGCTATGCACCACTCAAag ACCCGAGCGATTTAACCAACGGATACCTCGACACGGTGGTTGAAGGAATTCCGGCGTTGAAGGGCATACGCCTGCGAGACATCCCGAGCTTCATCCGCACGATGAACCTCGACGATTTCATGATCAAATTCGTCTTTTCCGAGACCGGGCGCGCCCAACGCGCCAATGCAATCATACTACACACATTCGAGGCCCTCGAGCAAGTTGCTCTCGACGCGCTCTCCGCATTCCTCCCGCCCATATACGCGGTCGGACCGCTCCATCTTTTAGAAGCCGAGTTAACCGGTTCCCAATTGGACCGGCTCGGTTCAAACTTATGGAAGGAAGAACCGGAGTGTCTCAATTGGCTTGATTCCCAAGAACCCGGTTCGGTCGTCTATGTAAATTTCGGGAGCATAACCGTGATGACTCCGGGTCAACTCACCGAGTTTGCATGGGGCCTCGCGAACAGCGACGTCCCCTTCTTGTGGATCATCCGCCCCGATCTCGTCTCCGGGGAAAACGCGGTGCTGGCACCGGAGTTTCTGGAGGTGATAAAGGGGCGGGGCCAGATGGCGAGCTGGTGCCCCCAGGAGAAAGTCCTGGGGCACCAGGCTATTGGAGGGTTTCTGACGCATAGTGGATGGAATTCGACTATTGAGAGTATGGCCAGCGGAGTCCCAATGATCTGTTGGCCATTTTTCGCGGAGCAGCAGACCAATTGTTGGTACTGCTGCTCACACTGGGGGGTGGGGATGGAGATTGATAGTGATGTGAAGAGGGATGGGGTGGAGAAGCAAGTGAGGAGTTTGATGGTTGGGGAGGAGGGGAAGGAGATGAGGAGGCGGTCGGCGGAATGGAAGAATCTTGCGGAGGAGGCGGCTAAGGGCTCGTCGCGGCAGAATCTGCATAAAATCATTGATGAAGTGATGTTGGGTAAGGTTTAG
- the LOC125206182 gene encoding RNA-binding protein 24-A-like, whose product MAHHQHYRSPFGDTTLTKVFVGGLAWETPTDVMRGYFDQFGDILEAVIITDKNSGKSKGYGFVTFRDPESARRACADPNPMIDGRRANCNIASLGRPRPSPPRGRNQVANVYQGSGMAQGGMSSYLPLPPPPPPVAPHPPVMYPPYGYTSYSPDYAYQQQTMYNPHMQQSQYYNQLYGASSSALGSPYYYGYAPRGAFSVPPAQRMPGPSYLYYPTQMEGTSLTYPPTPHPLPSLQPIRHSLPSPSDSVAPNQTSTETEAGPATSTSSTA is encoded by the exons ATGGCGCACCACCAGCATTACCGATCGCCGTTCGGCGACACCACGCTCACCAAGGTTTTCGTCGGAGGCCTCGCCTGGGAGACTCCGACCGACGTAATGCGCGGCTATTTCGATCAATTTGGAGATATTCTCGAAGCTGTCATCATCACCGATAAGAACTCCGGCAAATCCAAGGGCTACGGATTT GTGACGTTTCGTGATCCTGAATCCGCTAGGCGAGCTTGCGCCGATCCGAACCCGATGATCGACGGGAGACGAGCCAATTGCAATATCGCTTCGTTGGGGCGGCCTCGACCATCGCCTCCTCGAG GTAGAAATCAAGTTGCCAACGTGTATCAAGGAAGCGGAATGGCGCAAGGGGGAATGTCGTCGTATCTCCCGTTGccaccgcctcctcctcccGTGGCGCCCCATCCGCCCGTCATGTACCCACCTTACGG gTACACAAGCTATTCACCCGATTATGCTTACCAGCAGCAG ACAATGTACAATCCACATATGCAGCAATCACAGTACTACAATCAGCTATATGGGGCTTCATCCTCTGCGTTGGGCTCACCCTATTACTATGGGTACGCACCCAGAGGAGCGTTTTCAGTGCCTCCGGCGCAACGTATGCCGGGTCCGTCTTATCTCTACTATCCTACGCAGATGGAGGGCACCTCTTTAACCTATCCTCCTACCCCTCACCCCCTCCCTTCACTACAACCAATAAGACACTCGCTTCCTTCTCCTTCGG ATTCAGTGGCTCCTAATCAAACATCAACGGAAACTGAAGCGGGACCGGCTACTTCGACAAGTTCAACTGCCTAA
- the LOC125200544 gene encoding probable pectin methyltransferase QUA2, translated as MSRPLHRGVLSGGERFSGNSNDYWDDSQKKDKLEKEDLHRNQLNGADVTHLSLKNPFRFLFTNSTHGLGEHGFVSDPFSPRVVRSWQKVILSFLKFSLVAIVILALTGSYWWSLSIASTSRGQVFHGYRRLQEQLVSDMYEIGELSLSSSKFRELEYCSQESENFVPCFNVSENLALGFSGGEEYDRHCVHGLKQNCLVLPPVNYRIPLRWPAGKDIIWFANVNITAQEVLSSGSLTKRMMMLDEDQISFRSVSSTFDVEDYSHQIAEIIGLRNESSFIQAGVRTILDIECGYGSLGARLSSYQLLTMCLANYEASGSQVQLTLERGLPAMIGSFASKQLPYPSISFDMIHCARCRVDWDTKGGVYLLEVDRLLRPGGYFVWTDPIINSQRSLRNKANLKKWDTVRVAAENLCWDMLPQQDETVVWKKTSKKNCYSKRKSGSFSLCSKGHDVETPYYRPLPACIGGTQNRRWLPIEDRRKWPSQAALTPAELERYGYSADEFAEDSVNWKSAVQDFWSLLSPLIFSDHPKRPGDEDPSPPYNMLRNVLDMNAHLGGFNAALLETKKSVWVMNVVPTSGRNSLPLIVDRGFTGVLHNWCEPFPSYPRTYDLVHAEGLLTLEFSEQPKCQMIDMFAEIDRLLRPEGWLILRDTTPLIEFARSLTTHLKWDARVVEIESNSNERLLICQKPFLKRQAS; from the exons ATGTCGAGGCCTCTTCACCGGGGCGTTTTGAGTGGCGGGGAGCGATTCTCGGGGAATAGTAATGATTATTGGGATGATTCTCAGAAGAAAGATAAGTTGGAGAAGGAAGATTTGCATCGGAATCAGCTAAATGGAGCTGATGTTACACATTTGTCTTTGAAGAACCCTTTTCGATTTCTTTTCACAAATTCGACTCATGGCTTGGGAGAGCACGGTTTTGTATCGGATCCCTTCAGTCCCAGGGTTGTTAGGAGTTGGCAGAAAGTGATTCTCTCCTTTCTCAAATTCAGTTTAGTAGCCATTGTGATTCTCGCTCTTACTGGTTCGTACTGGTGGTCGCTCTCTATAGCCTCAACGTCGAGAGGGCAAGTGTTCCATGGATATAGGCGGCTTCAGGAGCAGCTGGTCTCTGATATGTATGAAATTGGGGAGCTTTCTCTTAGTTCGTCGAAGTTTAGGGAATTAGAGTATTGTTCTCAGGAGTCTGAGAACTTTGTTCCGTGCTTCAATGTTTCGGAAAATCTTGCTTTGGGGTTTTCTGGGGGAGAAGAATATGATCGGCATTGTGTGCACGGGTTGAAACAGAATTGCTTGGTTCTTCCCCCAGTGAACTATAGGATTCCTCTACGGTGGCCTGCTGGGAAAGACATAATCTGGTTTGCAAATGTTAATATTACGGCACAGGAAGTCCTGTCATCTGGTAGTTTGACTAAGAG GATGATGATGTTGGACGAAGACCAGATTTCCTTTCGTTCGGTGTCTTCTACCTTTGATGTTGAAGATTATTCTCATCAAATTGCAGAAATTATTGGGCTGAGAAATGAGTCCTCGTTTATACAAGCTGGA GTCAGAACAATCCTGGACATAGAATGTGGTTATGGTAGTCTTGGGGCACGATTATCTTCATACCAACTATTAACCATGTGTTTAGCAAACTATGAGGCGTCAGGCAGTCAAGTCCAGCTAACCCTGGAAAGGGGTCTCCCGGCAATGATTGGTTCTTTTGCGTCTAAGCAGCTCCCTTATCCATCTATATCTTTTGACATGATTCATTGTGCAAGATGTCGAGTTGATTGGGACACAAAAG GTGGCGTATATTTACTTGAAGTTGATCGGTTGTTGCGGCCCGGTGGATATTTTGTGTGGACCGATCCCATTATAAACTCTCAGCGCTCCTTACGCAACAAAGCCAACCTGAAAAAATGGGATACAGTGCGCGTGGCAGCAGAAAATCTCTGCTGGGATATGCTCCCACAGCAAGACGAAACTGTCGTTTGGAAGAAGACTAGTAAAAAGAATTGTTATTCCAAACG GAAAAGTGGTTCCTTTTCTCTGTGTAGTAAGGGCCACGATGTCGAGACCCCATATTATCGACCACTCCCGGCATGCATTGGAGGGACTCAAAACCGCCGTTGGCTTCCTATTGAAGATAGGAGAAAATGGCCCTCACAGGCGGCATTGACCCCAGCTGAACTTGAACGATATG GCTATAGCGCAGACGAGTTTGCAGAGGATTCTGTAAACTGGAAATCCGCCGTCCAAGATTTCTGGTCTCTGCTTTCACCCCTCATATTCTCGGATCATCCAAAGAGGCCTGGCGACGAAGATCCTTCCCCGCCTTATAACATGCTGAGAAATGTGCTGGACATGAATGCTCATTTGGGAGGTTTCAATGCTGCCTTATTAGAGACTAAGAAATCCGTCTGGGTTATGAACGTGGTCCCTACGAGTGGTCGTAACAGTCTCCCTTTGATAGTTGACCGGGGCTTTACTGGCGTGCTGCATAACTG GTGTGAACCGTTTCCATCGTATCCAAGGACGTATGATCTAGTTCACGCGGAAGGACTTCTCACTCTTGAATTTTCCGAGCAGCCAAAATGCCAAATGATCGATATGTTTGCTGAGATAGATCGCTTACTTCGTCCAGAG GGATGGTTGATTCTGAGGGACACCACTCCTCTTATCGAGTTTGCAAGATCTCTGACGACTCATCTGAAATGGGACGCGCGAGTAGTGGAGATCGAGAGCAACAGCAACGAGAGGCTCCTGATCTGCCAGAAACCGTTCCTCAAGAGACAAGCGAGCTGA
- the LOC125200545 gene encoding uncharacterized protein LOC125200545 — protein MAPLNCFCPSWPKKKNKGGKFELVEPSGKERKLGTLHVNLDHVQISSETNELSSASFSVPVPFRVPGSSRCSVKVMNHESPVAADSFEVDYEGGDEHDGAARLDRDSEFNFQVCFEQSQTLRGVNSSCSLNIDGDAEHSNAEAMFEMDDASGNLSDPRTGRARFWASPKLKRSCSSLAIRSASLELEECKSYEDMQKLAEMHSTANPGGDGASPVSIKTRCSADKVMLKKHSTSQILPSGSRKLWWKQFIWSRRNLHITANATKLLLSELEVTPVNQRGGYSSDTVEPKHATGPRNLRSPSSLIEESTERGKHSSDVTKLDGLHGMWPQNQWLAFPPDSSPLWRVNEWVKETSSQPPCLLDKDEPQHEDDIHFPSSPENDASEPSRPPAADTLEDISHANTVIRSLTTNSSVAHITGLRLAAIPSISQFSSLRSVNLSGNLIVRVTPGSLPKGLHVLNLSRNNISTIEGLRDLTRLRVLDLSYNRISRIGQGMSNCTLVKELYLSGNKISTVEGLHRLLKLTVLDLSFNKITTAKGLGQLVANYSSLIAVNLLGNPVQSNMSDELLRKTVCSLLPKLALLNRQPVKPQKAREIRVDSSAKAALGSSRRKPVRKSATAGASSSSRRSNAAVGTGHKSKHKSRSHPRIHSSLREKA, from the exons ATGGCTCCTCTCAATTGCTTTTGCCCTTCTTGgccaaagaagaagaataag GGAGGGAAATTCGAGCTCGTTGAGCCATCTGGTAAAGAGAGGAAGCTCGGTACTTTGCACGTGAATCTCGATCATGTCCAGATATCTTCGGAAACGAATGAGTTGAGTTCAGCATCTTTCAGTGTTCCTGTTCCTTTCCGTGTCCCGGGGAGTTCTAGGTGCAGTGTGAAGGTGATGAATCACGAGAGCCCCGTTGCAGCTGATTCCTTTGAGGTGGACTACGAAGGGGGAGATGAGCACGATGGGGCTGCCCGGTTGGATCGGGATTCTGAATTCAATTTCCAAGTGTGTTTTGAACAGAGTCAAACTCTACGAGGAGTGAATTCCTCGTGCTCTTTGAACATCGATGGCGATGCTGAACACAGTAACGCAGAAGCAATGTTCGAGATGGATGATGCAAGTGGAAACCTAAGCGATCCCCGGACTGGGAGAGCCAGGTTTTGGGCTTCTCCGAAGCTCAAGCGCTCGTGCTCTAGTTTGGCAATAAGAAGCGCCTCTCTAGAGCTCGAGGAGTGCAAGTCGTACGAGGATATGCAGAAGCTAGCTGAAATGCACTCCACGGCCAATCCTGGAGGAGACGGGGCAAGCCCTGTCTCCATCAAGACGCGTTGCAGTGCTGATAAGGTGATGCTGAAGAAGCATTCCACGAGCCAGATTCTTCCGTCTGGCAGCCGGAAACTGTGGTGGAAACAGTTCATATGGAGTCGCAGAAACTTGCATATAACCGCGAATGCAACAAAACTGCTCCTATCTGAACTCGAGGTCACTCCTGTCAACCAGCGCGGTGGCTACTCATCAGATACAGTCGAGCCCAAGCACGCCACCGGCCCAAGAAACTTGAGATCTCCGAGCTCATTGATAGAAGAGTCGACTGAGAGGGGCAAGCACAGCTCGGATGTCACGAAATTGGATGGATTACACGGCATGTGGCCTCAAAATCAGTGGCTTGCTTTCCCTCCCGACTCGTCTCCTCTATGGAGAGTCAACGAGTGGGTGAAAGAGACATCCTCGCAGCCTCCTTGCCTACTGGACAAGGACGAACCTCAACACGAAGACGATATTCACTTCCCGTCCTCTCCTGAGAACGATGCATCAGAGCCGTCTCGACCTCCAGCTGCAGACACACTGGAGGATATCTCACACGCCAACACTGTCATCCGGTCCTTGACTACTAACTCGAGCGTGGCTCATATCACGGGCCTTCGACTTGCAGCCATTCCCTCGATTTCGCAGTTTTCCAGCCTTCGATCGGTCAACTTGTCTGGCAATCTTATAG TTCGTGTAACTCCGGGATCTCTACCAAAGGGTCTTCATGTTCTTAACCTATCAAGGAACAACATAAGCACGATCGAGGGTCTGAGGGACTTGACTCGTCTCCGCGTGCTTGACCTCAGCTACAACCGGATCTCCAGAATCGGTCAAG GGATGTCGAACTGCACTCTCGTGAAAGAGCTCTATCTCTCCGGGAACAAGATAAGCACTGTGGAAGGTCTGCACCGGCTCTTGAAGCTGACCGTGCTCGACTTGAGTTTCAACAAGATCACCACAGCGAAGGGGCTAGGCCAGCTCGTAGCAAATTACAGCTCCCTCATTGCGGTGAATCTGCTCGGGAATCCGGTCCAGAGCAACATGAGCGACGAGCTGCTGAGGAAGACGGTCTGCAGCCTGCTCCCGAAGCTCGCGCTGCTCAACAGGCAGCCGGTGAAACCACAGAAGGCGCGGGAGATACGCGTGGACTCCAGTGCCAAAGCTGCGCTCGGGAGCAGCCGGAGGAAGCCGGTGAGGAAGAGCGCGACAGCGGGGGCTTCGTCATCGTCTCGGAGAAGCAACGCTGCCGTCGGCACCGGCCATAAGAGCAAACACAAGTCAAGAAGCCATCCTCGAATTCATTCGAGTTTGAGGGAAAAGgcttga